Proteins from a single region of Apostichopus japonicus isolate 1M-3 chromosome 21, ASM3797524v1, whole genome shotgun sequence:
- the LOC139962837 gene encoding uncharacterized protein yields the protein MSRNPLKCINCSMFRPGRAWDEHDLCPKCRSCTRRDPCLVCIKFTPAQWQDIDLWLEGLRSKLQGRLDSIPSAIGAPEVPGIMGDREEEGVVEREVEESGQERAEGEKEVEREERERERIPLTAPATSGSVTARGKGRSKGKAPARKRPPKQRHSSAGLETPSQSGPQLNRPTERGPPAVGGSGPKERATEGTRRRSRSRSREPDREPERRVPTEIPARESRERESSRRPRRERSGSHTRSPRRRERKRYSPISDESSDSSDDGYRRSKRRRRSPRRRQEEEPAWLSKLTGLLRPLLEQRTSTVADVAPGPTSPVSTMAPQPAPDPDALDCRASVNLSGLEDEGEPIDPDPLDYDPMEDSFGHNYEPEEAPVTGGALPQELITQPQKAGRVSKLTATGEAFEAIANKTKWTAFPARADRAVRVPDEAWKDLFRCPTIPQEAKERLKAEQGASSTHVFKTPDQRKLEELLVEVDMAALSGMKFASVLMLSAEVLMRHHQQLPEDSSQLPMTSITTDASLSGWGAHWSNRTAWGTWSQTETSLHINILEMMAVKRALEAFNDHVQGTITTIFTDNTTVVAYINRQGGTRSERLCRLAWEVITAAEDSGTILRASHIAGKLNNGIEDKNSLDAIKQIRILFFLWLSPRDGQKCLVKSIFIVEL from the exons atgtcacgcaatccattgaagtgcatcaactgctctatgtttcgcccaggcagagcctgggacgaacacgacctttgtccaaaatgcagatcctgcactcgacgagacccctgcctggtgtgtattaagtttacaccagctcagtggcaggacatcgacctgtggcttgagggcttacgtagcaagctccagggaaggctggactcgatcccgagcgcaatcggggcgccggaggttccaggaataatgggagatagagaggaggagggagtagtagagagagaggtggaggagagtggccaggagagggccgaaggagagaaagaggtagagagagaggaaagagaaagagaaagaattcccctaacggccccggctacgtccggatcagttacggccagagggaagggcaggagcaaaggcaaggctcctgccaggaaaagacctccaaagcagaggcacagctcggccgggctggagactccgtctcagtccgggccgcagctaaacagacccacagagcgcggccccccggccgtgggaggctcgggtcctaaagagagagcaaccgaggggacgcggagacggagccggtcccgttccagggagccggacagggagccggagaggcgggttccgacggagatcccggcccgagaaagtagggagagagagtcctcccgccgacccagaagggagagatcggggtcgcatacaagatccccaagacgtagagagaggaagagatactctccaatctccgacgagtcctcggactcttccgacgatggatacagaagatccaagaggaggcgccggtccccgagacggcgtcaggaagaggaaccagcttggctttccaaactcaccggcctgctacggcccctgctggagcaaaggacgtccacggtagccgacgtggcaccgggccctaccagccccgtatcgaccatggccccgcaaccggccccggacccggacgctctggattgcagagcgtcggtgaaTCTTTCCGGCTTGGAGGACGAAGGGGAGCCCATAGATCCAGATCCTCTCGACTACGATCCTATGGAGGACAGCTTTGGTCACAATTACGAACCGGAGGAAGCACCCGTGACAGGAGGAGCCCTCCCACAGGAGCTAATAACGCAACCGCAGAAggcgggccgggtatcaaaattgacggcgaccggcgaagc atttgaggccATTGCCAACAAGACCAAGTGGACGGCCTTCCCGGCCAGGGCAGATAGAGCGGTCAGGGTACCTGACGAGGCATGGAAGGATCTATTCAGATGCCCAACCATTCCCCAGGAGGCCAAGGAGAGATTAAAAGCCGAACAAGGGGCCTCATCCACACACGTGTTCAAGACCCCGGACCAGAGGAAGCTAGAAGAGCTTCTGGTAGAGGTGGACATGGCAGCCCTTTCGGGCATGAAGTTCgcatcggtactaatgctatcagCCGAAGTCCTTATGCGACACCACCAACAGCTCCCTGAGGACAGCAGCCAA ctaccaatgacatcgataACGACGGACGCGTCACTGTCCGGATGGGGAGCTCACTGGAGCAATCGCACAGCATGGGGGACGTGGTCCCAAACAGAAACATCTCTCCACATCAACATCCTGGAGATGATGGCGGTCAAAAGAGCCCTGGAAGCTTTCAACGACCACGTACAGGGAACGATAACCACAATCTTCACCGACAACACGACAGTGGTGGCCTACATCAATCGGCAGGGGGGCACCCGCTCAGAGAGACTGTGCCGACTCGCGTGGGAGGTGATAACAGCGGCCGAGGACTCCGGCACGATCCTAAGGGCTTCCCACATCGCAGGCAAGCTCAAC